A genomic stretch from Microtus pennsylvanicus isolate mMicPen1 chromosome 11, mMicPen1.hap1, whole genome shotgun sequence includes:
- the Fmnl1 gene encoding formin-like protein 1 isoform X6 — protein MGNAAGSAEQPAGPTASPPKQPAAPKQPMPAAGELEERFTRVLNCMNLPPDKVQLLSQYDNEKKWELICDQERFQVKNPPAAYIQKLKSYLDTGGVSRKVAADWMSNLGFKRRVQESTQVLRELETSLRTNHIGWVQEFLNEENRGLDVLLEYLAFAQCSVTYDMENTDTVASTAEKSKPLDQSVEDLTKAPPPSVPKNRLTIKLTTAHSRKALRNSRIVSQKDDVHVCIMCLRAIMNYQSGFSLVMNHPACVNEIALSLNNKNPRTKALVLELLAAVCLVRGGHDIILAAFDNFKEVCGEQYRFEKLMEYFRNEDSNIDFLVACMQFINIVVHSVENMNFRVFLQYEFTHLGLDLYLERLRLTESDKLQVQIQAYLDNVFDVGTLLEDTETKNAVLEHMEELQEQVATLTERLRDAENDSMAKIAELEKQLSQARKELETLRERFSESTPMGTARRIPEPEKVPAPTMVRRPSALELKVEELEEKGLIRILRGPGDVVSIEILPGAVATPSGDNAPTPGVPADSPSPESVPGAASASPPPPPPPLPNLQSQQEALPSAPPPAPPLPGCAEPPPAPPLPGDLPPPPPPPPLSTDGPVPPPPPPPPGGPPDTLGGQDPEIGPGVKAKKPIQTKFRMPLLNWVALKPNQITGTVFTELNDEKVLQELDMNDFEEQFKTRSQGPSLDLSTLKGKAAHKAPTKATLIEANRAKNLAITLRKGNLGADRICQAIETYDLQTLSLDFLELLTRFLPTEYERSLIAKFEKEQRPMEELSEEDRFMLRFSRIQRLPERMNTLTFLGNFPDTAQLLMPQLNAIIAASMSIKSSDKLRQILEIVLAFGNYMNSSKRGAAYGFRLQSLDALLEMKSTDRKQTLLHYLVKVIAEKYPQLTGFHSDLHFLDKAGSVSLDSVLGDVRSLQRGLELTQREFVRQDDCLVLKEFLRTNSPTMDKLLADSKTAQEAYESVVEYFGENPKTTSPSMFFSLFSRFTKAYKKAEQEVEQWKKEAAADTSGREEPPAPKSPPKARRQQMDLISELKRKQQKEPLIYESDRDGAIEDIITDLRNQPYIRADTGRRSARRRPPGPPLQVTADLSL, from the exons GAGCGGTTTCAAGTCAAGAATCCCCCCGCAGCTTACATTCAGAAGCTGAAGAGCTACCTGGATACTGGTGGGGTCAGCCGAAAGGTAGCAGCTGATTGGATGTCCAATCTGGGG TTTAAGAGGCGAGTTCAGGAGTCTACACAGGTGCTGCGGGAGCTGGAGACGTCCCTGAGGACAAACCACATTGG GTGGGTGCAGGAGTTCCTCAATGAAGAGAACCGTGGTCTGGATGTCCTGCTTGAGTATCTGGCCTTCGCCCAATGCTCTGTCAC GTACGACATGGAGAACACAGACACTGTGGCCTCTACCGCAGAGAAGAGCAAGCCTCTGGACCAGTCCGTCGAAGACCTCACTAAGGCACCACCCCCATCTGTGCCCAAAAATCGCCTGACCATCAA GCTGACGACGGCCCACAGTAGGAAGGCCCTGAGGAATTCCCGAATTGTCAGCCAGAAGGATGATGTCCACGTGTGCATTATGTGTCTGAGAGCCATCATGAACTATCAG TCCGGCTTCAGCCTTGTTATGAACCACCCAGCCTGTGTCAATGAGATCGCTCTAAGCCTTAACAACAAGAACCCCAG AACCAAGGCTctggtgctggagctgctggCAGCCGTGTGCCTGGTGCGGGGAGGACACGACATCATTCTTGCAGCCTTTGACAACTTCAAGGAG GTGTGCGGAGAACAGTACCGCTTCGAGAAGCTGATGGAATATTTCCGAAATGAAGACAGCAACATTGACTTTCTG GTGGCTTGCATGCAGTTCATCAACATCGTGGTCCACTCAGTGGAGAACATGAACTTCCGTGTCTTCTTGCAATATGAATTCACTCACCTGGGTCTGGACCTGTACTTGGAG AGGCTCCGGCTCACCGAGAGTGACAAGCTGCAGGTGCAGATCCAGGCGTACCTGGATAACGTTTTCGATGTGGGCACACTGCTGGAGGACACAGAGACCAAGAACGCAGTCCTGGAGCACATGGAGGAGCTGCAGGAGCAGGTGGCAACG CTGACAGAGCGGCTTCGGGACGCAGAGAACGACTCCATGGCCAAGATCGCTGAACTGGAGAAGCAGCTAAGCCAGGCCCGCAAGGAATTGGAGACCCTGAGG GAGCGTTTCAGCGAATCGACCCCCATGGGCACTGCCAGACGTATCCCTGAGCCTGAGAAAGTGCCTGCCCCTACTATGGTGCGACGACCCTCAGCTCTAGAACTGAAAGTGGAGGAGCTTGAGGAAAAGGGGTTAATTCGAATCCTGAGGGGGCCCGGGGATGTCGTCTCCATCGAGATCCTCCCAGGAGCGGTGGCGACACCAAGCGGTGACAATGCACCAACTCCGGGGGTACCCGCTGACTCTCCTAGCCCAG AGTCAGTTCCCGGAGCAGCATCAGCAtcaccaccgccaccgccaccgccactaCCTAACCTCCAGTCCCAGCAGGAAGCGCTTCCCTCTGCACCCCCGCCGGCCCCGCCCCTCCCAGGCTGCGCAGAGCCTCCACCTGCACCACCGTTGCCTGGAGACCTgccgcccccaccccctccacccccacttaGTACTGATGGACCAgtgccacctccacccccaccacctccagGAGGCCCCCCTGATACCCTTGGAGGACAAGACCCAGAGATAGGCCCAG GGGTGAAGGCCAAGAAACCCATCCAGACCAAATTCCGGATGCCATTGCTAAACTGGGTGGCGCTGAAACCCAATCAGATCACAGGCACTGTCTTCACTGAGCTCAATGACGAGAAAGTGTTACAG GAGCTGGACATGAATGACTTCGAGGAGCAATTCAAGACCAGATCTCAAGGCCCCAGCCTGGACCTCAGCACCCTGAAGGGAAAAGCAGCCCACAAAGCTCCCACCAAGGCAACCCTCATTGAGGCCAACCGGGCCAAGAATTTGGCCATCACCCTACGCAAGGGCAACCTAGGGGCAGACAGAATCTGCCAGGCCATTGAGAC GTATGACCTACAGACTCTCAGcctggatttcctggagctgttGACCCGCTTCCTGCCCACGGAATACGAGCGTAGCCTTATAGCCAAGTTTGAGAAGGAACAGCGGCCGATGGAGGAGTTGTCAGAAGAGGATCGCTTCATGCTGCGCTTCAGCCGCATCCAGAGACTGCCAGAGCGCATGAACACGCTCACCTTCCTGGGCAACTTTCCAGACACGGCCCAGCTGCTCATGCCG CAACTGAACGCCATCATCGCAGCCTCAATGTCCATCAAGTCCTCTGACAAGCTGCGCCAGATCTTGGAG ATTGTCCTGGCTTTTGGCAACTACATGAACAGCAGTAAGCGGGGGGCAGCCTATGGTTTCCGACTTCAGAGTCTGGATGCG TTATTGGAGATGAAGTCGACGGACCGAAAACAGACATTGCTGCACTACTTGGTGAAGGTCATTGCTGAGAAGTACCCACAACTCACGGGCTTTCACAGCGACCTGCACTTCTTGGACAAGGCAGGCTCAG TGTCCTTGGACAGTGTCCTGGGGGACGTGCGCTCCCTGCAGCGAGGCCTGGAGTTGACACAGCGAGAGTTTGTGCGGCAGGATGACTGTCTGGTGCTCAAGGAGTTCCTGAGGACCAACTCCCCCACCATGGACAAGCTGCTAGCAGACAGCAAGACGGCTCAG GAGGCCTACGAGTCGGTAGTGGAGTACTTTGGAGAAAACCCCAAGACCACATCCCCTTCCatgtttttttccctcttcagCCGGTTCACCAAGGCCTATAAG AAAGCAGAGCAAGAGGTGgaacagtggaagaaagaagcagCTGCGGATACCTCAGGCAGGGAAGAGCCTCCAGCACCCAAG TCTCCGCCCAAGGCCAGGCGACAACAGATGGACCTCATCTCTGAGCTGAAACGGAAGCAGCAGAAAGAGCCACTCATCTACGAGAGTGACCGAGATGGGGCCATTGAAGACATCATCACAG ATCTTCGGAACCAGCCCTACATCCGGGCAGACACAGGACGCCGAAGTGCTCGCCGGCGACCCCCAGGACCCCCACTTCAGGTCACTGCTGACCTCTCGCTGTAG
- the Fmnl1 gene encoding formin-like protein 1 isoform X11: MGNAAGSAEQPAGPTASPPKQPAAPKQPMPAAGELEERFTRVLNCMNLPPDKVQLLSQYDNEKKWELICDQERFQVKNPPAAYIQKLKSYLDTGGVSRKFKRRVQESTQVLRELETSLRTNHIGWVQEFLNEENRGLDVLLEYLAFAQCSVTYDMENTDTVASTAEKSKPLDQSVEDLTKAPPPSVPKNRLTIKLTTAHSRKALRNSRIVSQKDDVHVCIMCLRAIMNYQSGFSLVMNHPACVNEIALSLNNKNPRTKALVLELLAAVCLVRGGHDIILAAFDNFKEVCGEQYRFEKLMEYFRNEDSNIDFLVACMQFINIVVHSVENMNFRVFLQYEFTHLGLDLYLERLRLTESDKLQVQIQAYLDNVFDVGTLLEDTETKNAVLEHMEELQEQVATLTERLRDAENDSMAKIAELEKQLSQARKELETLRERFSESTPMGTARRIPEPEKVPAPTMVRRPSALELKVEELEEKGLIRILRGPGDVVSIEILPGAVATPSGDNAPTPGVPADSPSPESVPGAASASPPPPPPPLPNLQSQQEALPSAPPPAPPLPGCAEPPPAPPLPGDLPPPPPPPPLSTDGPVPPPPPPPPGGPPDTLGGQDPEIGPGVKAKKPIQTKFRMPLLNWVALKPNQITGTVFTELNDEKVLQELDMNDFEEQFKTRSQGPSLDLSTLKGKAAHKAPTKATLIEANRAKNLAITLRKGNLGADRICQAIETYDLQTLSLDFLELLTRFLPTEYERSLIAKFEKEQRPMEELSEEDRFMLRFSRIQRLPERMNTLTFLGNFPDTAQLLMPQLNAIIAASMSIKSSDKLRQILEIVLAFGNYMNSSKRGAAYGFRLQSLDALLEMKSTDRKQTLLHYLVKVIAEKYPQLTGFHSDLHFLDKAGSVSLDSVLGDVRSLQRGLELTQREFVRQDDCLVLKEFLRTNSPTMDKLLADSKTAQEAYESVVEYFGENPKTTSPSMFFSLFSRFTKAYKKAEQEVEQWKKEAAADTSGREEPPAPKSPPKARRQQMDLISELKRKQQKEPLIYESDRDGAIEDIITDLRNQPYIRADTGRRSARRRPPGPPLQVTADLSL, translated from the exons GAGCGGTTTCAAGTCAAGAATCCCCCCGCAGCTTACATTCAGAAGCTGAAGAGCTACCTGGATACTGGTGGGGTCAGCCGAAAG TTTAAGAGGCGAGTTCAGGAGTCTACACAGGTGCTGCGGGAGCTGGAGACGTCCCTGAGGACAAACCACATTGG GTGGGTGCAGGAGTTCCTCAATGAAGAGAACCGTGGTCTGGATGTCCTGCTTGAGTATCTGGCCTTCGCCCAATGCTCTGTCAC GTACGACATGGAGAACACAGACACTGTGGCCTCTACCGCAGAGAAGAGCAAGCCTCTGGACCAGTCCGTCGAAGACCTCACTAAGGCACCACCCCCATCTGTGCCCAAAAATCGCCTGACCATCAA GCTGACGACGGCCCACAGTAGGAAGGCCCTGAGGAATTCCCGAATTGTCAGCCAGAAGGATGATGTCCACGTGTGCATTATGTGTCTGAGAGCCATCATGAACTATCAG TCCGGCTTCAGCCTTGTTATGAACCACCCAGCCTGTGTCAATGAGATCGCTCTAAGCCTTAACAACAAGAACCCCAG AACCAAGGCTctggtgctggagctgctggCAGCCGTGTGCCTGGTGCGGGGAGGACACGACATCATTCTTGCAGCCTTTGACAACTTCAAGGAG GTGTGCGGAGAACAGTACCGCTTCGAGAAGCTGATGGAATATTTCCGAAATGAAGACAGCAACATTGACTTTCTG GTGGCTTGCATGCAGTTCATCAACATCGTGGTCCACTCAGTGGAGAACATGAACTTCCGTGTCTTCTTGCAATATGAATTCACTCACCTGGGTCTGGACCTGTACTTGGAG AGGCTCCGGCTCACCGAGAGTGACAAGCTGCAGGTGCAGATCCAGGCGTACCTGGATAACGTTTTCGATGTGGGCACACTGCTGGAGGACACAGAGACCAAGAACGCAGTCCTGGAGCACATGGAGGAGCTGCAGGAGCAGGTGGCAACG CTGACAGAGCGGCTTCGGGACGCAGAGAACGACTCCATGGCCAAGATCGCTGAACTGGAGAAGCAGCTAAGCCAGGCCCGCAAGGAATTGGAGACCCTGAGG GAGCGTTTCAGCGAATCGACCCCCATGGGCACTGCCAGACGTATCCCTGAGCCTGAGAAAGTGCCTGCCCCTACTATGGTGCGACGACCCTCAGCTCTAGAACTGAAAGTGGAGGAGCTTGAGGAAAAGGGGTTAATTCGAATCCTGAGGGGGCCCGGGGATGTCGTCTCCATCGAGATCCTCCCAGGAGCGGTGGCGACACCAAGCGGTGACAATGCACCAACTCCGGGGGTACCCGCTGACTCTCCTAGCCCAG AGTCAGTTCCCGGAGCAGCATCAGCAtcaccaccgccaccgccaccgccactaCCTAACCTCCAGTCCCAGCAGGAAGCGCTTCCCTCTGCACCCCCGCCGGCCCCGCCCCTCCCAGGCTGCGCAGAGCCTCCACCTGCACCACCGTTGCCTGGAGACCTgccgcccccaccccctccacccccacttaGTACTGATGGACCAgtgccacctccacccccaccacctccagGAGGCCCCCCTGATACCCTTGGAGGACAAGACCCAGAGATAGGCCCAG GGGTGAAGGCCAAGAAACCCATCCAGACCAAATTCCGGATGCCATTGCTAAACTGGGTGGCGCTGAAACCCAATCAGATCACAGGCACTGTCTTCACTGAGCTCAATGACGAGAAAGTGTTACAG GAGCTGGACATGAATGACTTCGAGGAGCAATTCAAGACCAGATCTCAAGGCCCCAGCCTGGACCTCAGCACCCTGAAGGGAAAAGCAGCCCACAAAGCTCCCACCAAGGCAACCCTCATTGAGGCCAACCGGGCCAAGAATTTGGCCATCACCCTACGCAAGGGCAACCTAGGGGCAGACAGAATCTGCCAGGCCATTGAGAC GTATGACCTACAGACTCTCAGcctggatttcctggagctgttGACCCGCTTCCTGCCCACGGAATACGAGCGTAGCCTTATAGCCAAGTTTGAGAAGGAACAGCGGCCGATGGAGGAGTTGTCAGAAGAGGATCGCTTCATGCTGCGCTTCAGCCGCATCCAGAGACTGCCAGAGCGCATGAACACGCTCACCTTCCTGGGCAACTTTCCAGACACGGCCCAGCTGCTCATGCCG CAACTGAACGCCATCATCGCAGCCTCAATGTCCATCAAGTCCTCTGACAAGCTGCGCCAGATCTTGGAG ATTGTCCTGGCTTTTGGCAACTACATGAACAGCAGTAAGCGGGGGGCAGCCTATGGTTTCCGACTTCAGAGTCTGGATGCG TTATTGGAGATGAAGTCGACGGACCGAAAACAGACATTGCTGCACTACTTGGTGAAGGTCATTGCTGAGAAGTACCCACAACTCACGGGCTTTCACAGCGACCTGCACTTCTTGGACAAGGCAGGCTCAG TGTCCTTGGACAGTGTCCTGGGGGACGTGCGCTCCCTGCAGCGAGGCCTGGAGTTGACACAGCGAGAGTTTGTGCGGCAGGATGACTGTCTGGTGCTCAAGGAGTTCCTGAGGACCAACTCCCCCACCATGGACAAGCTGCTAGCAGACAGCAAGACGGCTCAG GAGGCCTACGAGTCGGTAGTGGAGTACTTTGGAGAAAACCCCAAGACCACATCCCCTTCCatgtttttttccctcttcagCCGGTTCACCAAGGCCTATAAG AAAGCAGAGCAAGAGGTGgaacagtggaagaaagaagcagCTGCGGATACCTCAGGCAGGGAAGAGCCTCCAGCACCCAAG TCTCCGCCCAAGGCCAGGCGACAACAGATGGACCTCATCTCTGAGCTGAAACGGAAGCAGCAGAAAGAGCCACTCATCTACGAGAGTGACCGAGATGGGGCCATTGAAGACATCATCACAG ATCTTCGGAACCAGCCCTACATCCGGGCAGACACAGGACGCCGAAGTGCTCGCCGGCGACCCCCAGGACCCCCACTTCAGGTCACTGCTGACCTCTCGCTGTAG
- the Fmnl1 gene encoding formin-like protein 1 isoform X7 → MGNAAGSAEQPAGPTASPPKQPAAPKQPMPAAGELEERFTRVLNCMNLPPDKVQLLSQYDNEKKWELICDQERFQVKNPPAAYIQKLKSYLDTGGVSRKVAADWMSNLGFKRRVQESTQVLRELETSLRTNHIGWVQEFLNEENRGLDVLLEYLAFAQCSVTYDMENTDTVASTAEKSKPLDQSVEDLTKAPPPSVPKNRLTIKLTTAHSRKALRNSRIVSQKDDVHVCIMCLRAIMNYQSGFSLVMNHPACVNEIALSLNNKNPRTKALVLELLAAVCLVRGGHDIILAAFDNFKEVCGEQYRFEKLMEYFRNEDSNIDFLVACMQFINIVVHSVENMNFRVFLQYEFTHLGLDLYLERLRLTESDKLQVQIQAYLDNVFDVGTLLEDTETKNAVLEHMEELQEQVATLTERLRDAENDSMAKIAELEKQLSQARKELETLRERFSESTPMGTARRIPEPEKVPAPTMVRRPSALELKVEELEEKGLIRILRGPGDVVSIEILPGAVATPSGDNAPTPGVPADSPSPAESVPGAASASPPPPPPPLPNLQSQQEALPSAPPPAPPLPGCAEPPPAPPLPGDLPPPPPPPPLSTDGPVPPPPPPPPGGPPDTLGGQDPEIGPGVKAKKPIQTKFRMPLLNWVALKPNQITGTVFTELNDEKVLQELDMNDFEEQFKTRSQGPSLDLSTLKGKAAHKAPTKATLIEANRAKNLAITLRKGNLGADRICQAIETYDLQTLSLDFLELLTRFLPTEYERSLIAKFEKEQRPMEELSEEDRFMLRFSRIQRLPERMNTLTFLGNFPDTAQLLMPQLNAIIAASMSIKSSDKLRQILEIVLAFGNYMNSSKRGAAYGFRLQSLDALLEMKSTDRKQTLLHYLVKVIAEKYPQLTGFHSDLHFLDKAGSVSLDSVLGDVRSLQRGLELTQREFVRQDDCLVLKEFLRTNSPTMDKLLADSKTAQEAYESVVEYFGENPKTTSPSMFFSLFSRFTKAYKKAEQEVEQWKKEAAADTSGREEPPAPKSPPKARRQQMDLISELKRKQQKEPLIYESDRDGAIEDIITVLKTVPFTARTGKRTSRLLCEASLGEEMPL, encoded by the exons GAGCGGTTTCAAGTCAAGAATCCCCCCGCAGCTTACATTCAGAAGCTGAAGAGCTACCTGGATACTGGTGGGGTCAGCCGAAAGGTAGCAGCTGATTGGATGTCCAATCTGGGG TTTAAGAGGCGAGTTCAGGAGTCTACACAGGTGCTGCGGGAGCTGGAGACGTCCCTGAGGACAAACCACATTGG GTGGGTGCAGGAGTTCCTCAATGAAGAGAACCGTGGTCTGGATGTCCTGCTTGAGTATCTGGCCTTCGCCCAATGCTCTGTCAC GTACGACATGGAGAACACAGACACTGTGGCCTCTACCGCAGAGAAGAGCAAGCCTCTGGACCAGTCCGTCGAAGACCTCACTAAGGCACCACCCCCATCTGTGCCCAAAAATCGCCTGACCATCAA GCTGACGACGGCCCACAGTAGGAAGGCCCTGAGGAATTCCCGAATTGTCAGCCAGAAGGATGATGTCCACGTGTGCATTATGTGTCTGAGAGCCATCATGAACTATCAG TCCGGCTTCAGCCTTGTTATGAACCACCCAGCCTGTGTCAATGAGATCGCTCTAAGCCTTAACAACAAGAACCCCAG AACCAAGGCTctggtgctggagctgctggCAGCCGTGTGCCTGGTGCGGGGAGGACACGACATCATTCTTGCAGCCTTTGACAACTTCAAGGAG GTGTGCGGAGAACAGTACCGCTTCGAGAAGCTGATGGAATATTTCCGAAATGAAGACAGCAACATTGACTTTCTG GTGGCTTGCATGCAGTTCATCAACATCGTGGTCCACTCAGTGGAGAACATGAACTTCCGTGTCTTCTTGCAATATGAATTCACTCACCTGGGTCTGGACCTGTACTTGGAG AGGCTCCGGCTCACCGAGAGTGACAAGCTGCAGGTGCAGATCCAGGCGTACCTGGATAACGTTTTCGATGTGGGCACACTGCTGGAGGACACAGAGACCAAGAACGCAGTCCTGGAGCACATGGAGGAGCTGCAGGAGCAGGTGGCAACG CTGACAGAGCGGCTTCGGGACGCAGAGAACGACTCCATGGCCAAGATCGCTGAACTGGAGAAGCAGCTAAGCCAGGCCCGCAAGGAATTGGAGACCCTGAGG GAGCGTTTCAGCGAATCGACCCCCATGGGCACTGCCAGACGTATCCCTGAGCCTGAGAAAGTGCCTGCCCCTACTATGGTGCGACGACCCTCAGCTCTAGAACTGAAAGTGGAGGAGCTTGAGGAAAAGGGGTTAATTCGAATCCTGAGGGGGCCCGGGGATGTCGTCTCCATCGAGATCCTCCCAGGAGCGGTGGCGACACCAAGCGGTGACAATGCACCAACTCCGGGGGTACCCGCTGACTCTCCTAGCCCAG CAGAGTCAGTTCCCGGAGCAGCATCAGCAtcaccaccgccaccgccaccgccactaCCTAACCTCCAGTCCCAGCAGGAAGCGCTTCCCTCTGCACCCCCGCCGGCCCCGCCCCTCCCAGGCTGCGCAGAGCCTCCACCTGCACCACCGTTGCCTGGAGACCTgccgcccccaccccctccacccccacttaGTACTGATGGACCAgtgccacctccacccccaccacctccagGAGGCCCCCCTGATACCCTTGGAGGACAAGACCCAGAGATAGGCCCAG GGGTGAAGGCCAAGAAACCCATCCAGACCAAATTCCGGATGCCATTGCTAAACTGGGTGGCGCTGAAACCCAATCAGATCACAGGCACTGTCTTCACTGAGCTCAATGACGAGAAAGTGTTACAG GAGCTGGACATGAATGACTTCGAGGAGCAATTCAAGACCAGATCTCAAGGCCCCAGCCTGGACCTCAGCACCCTGAAGGGAAAAGCAGCCCACAAAGCTCCCACCAAGGCAACCCTCATTGAGGCCAACCGGGCCAAGAATTTGGCCATCACCCTACGCAAGGGCAACCTAGGGGCAGACAGAATCTGCCAGGCCATTGAGAC GTATGACCTACAGACTCTCAGcctggatttcctggagctgttGACCCGCTTCCTGCCCACGGAATACGAGCGTAGCCTTATAGCCAAGTTTGAGAAGGAACAGCGGCCGATGGAGGAGTTGTCAGAAGAGGATCGCTTCATGCTGCGCTTCAGCCGCATCCAGAGACTGCCAGAGCGCATGAACACGCTCACCTTCCTGGGCAACTTTCCAGACACGGCCCAGCTGCTCATGCCG CAACTGAACGCCATCATCGCAGCCTCAATGTCCATCAAGTCCTCTGACAAGCTGCGCCAGATCTTGGAG ATTGTCCTGGCTTTTGGCAACTACATGAACAGCAGTAAGCGGGGGGCAGCCTATGGTTTCCGACTTCAGAGTCTGGATGCG TTATTGGAGATGAAGTCGACGGACCGAAAACAGACATTGCTGCACTACTTGGTGAAGGTCATTGCTGAGAAGTACCCACAACTCACGGGCTTTCACAGCGACCTGCACTTCTTGGACAAGGCAGGCTCAG TGTCCTTGGACAGTGTCCTGGGGGACGTGCGCTCCCTGCAGCGAGGCCTGGAGTTGACACAGCGAGAGTTTGTGCGGCAGGATGACTGTCTGGTGCTCAAGGAGTTCCTGAGGACCAACTCCCCCACCATGGACAAGCTGCTAGCAGACAGCAAGACGGCTCAG GAGGCCTACGAGTCGGTAGTGGAGTACTTTGGAGAAAACCCCAAGACCACATCCCCTTCCatgtttttttccctcttcagCCGGTTCACCAAGGCCTATAAG AAAGCAGAGCAAGAGGTGgaacagtggaagaaagaagcagCTGCGGATACCTCAGGCAGGGAAGAGCCTCCAGCACCCAAG TCTCCGCCCAAGGCCAGGCGACAACAGATGGACCTCATCTCTGAGCTGAAACGGAAGCAGCAGAAAGAGCCACTCATCTACGAGAGTGACCGAGATGGGGCCATTGAAGACATCATCACAG TGCTCAAGACAGTGCCCTTCACCGCCCGCACCGGCAAGCGGACATCCCGGCtcctctgtgaggccagcctgggagaggAGATGCCCCTCTAG